A window of the Streptomyces sp. NBC_00250 genome harbors these coding sequences:
- a CDS encoding DUF7824 domain-containing protein: protein MMTKVRSAVVRGAGNDAEGDSGSTGGDAAGTTGTEGGTPVEQLLAAVRAGRAHKVPALLEPLDAASRKTALGPLKSLRSEVRAWDWKRWNEATAVRRALYVAGAGCQTGAAATATWLGGRDLLSWRSEDGTLVLSVLADRDPAWTADVAQRLAARPAVAESSYGLIRGLVERSGCAVPATDGYVLAWTREITDSRLLERLREDSHTRVLVPHALAMAETPDRLTWSVGPEAPTHWPTALATLVAEGVLDRAQVVDLCVSRLLRGGRARDLRFPLEVLRLVEPSAAERRERVPDWIGMTSDAPSPVAGYAQEVLAGLAAEGALSAGALAEMTGGVLFRTEKKLVRAQLTLVGKVLAREPGAVEELLPAVAEAFGHEDTTIQERALKLVGRHAAAVDASVRRELAEQAGLLSPVHRPAAVALFGKDLEVEPGLPYEEILPPVPEREPVAPAATTVEALVEELVTRGLSQDPVAFERALDGLVRLARQDRAGLEAAVREAFPTEHWELQHYFSHHTRGAEVVLAGLLGMLPGWRVDSGRAKGPDRKACHHEALSGILDTRLWEAAGLIGTDALPFLLAAPTLHTGEIDPVVLVERLRGYRDAGVEPAPADFAQALLRVGRGDPSAGWAAEEGEALGTRAGRRLGAWLRAGEPLGTRVRLLARGKDPASRKWWLTDRIVVEIDERAVVRKEFPAAFHWLGGELRATPRRCYHWLDTRAHWATVLPLDREFVAACVLSSLASGADADQRGVTEPLTALAEAGGPAGRAVHLALAFGLGCQDADDRLRAVDALLVLASRGDLNPRRLGTELAWLVVEGSVKPNRLADALRTTAATGAYGTVWAVLEPLLPELLGTEKPVRGLGEVLAVAADCVERCGARGEVAGLDALASARSASQFVVQAKRLSGALRQGADQALTETA, encoded by the coding sequence ATGATGACCAAGGTGAGGAGCGCCGTGGTGCGCGGGGCGGGGAACGACGCGGAAGGCGACTCGGGGAGCACGGGCGGCGACGCGGCCGGCACGACCGGTACGGAGGGGGGCACCCCGGTCGAGCAGCTGCTGGCGGCGGTGCGCGCGGGGCGTGCCCACAAGGTGCCGGCGCTCCTGGAGCCGCTGGACGCCGCCTCCCGGAAGACCGCCCTCGGACCGTTGAAGTCCCTGCGCTCCGAGGTGCGCGCCTGGGACTGGAAGCGGTGGAACGAGGCGACCGCCGTGCGGCGCGCGTTGTACGTGGCGGGCGCCGGCTGTCAGACCGGCGCGGCCGCGACGGCGACCTGGCTCGGCGGGCGCGACCTGCTGAGCTGGCGCTCCGAGGACGGCACCCTGGTCCTCTCGGTGCTCGCCGACCGGGACCCGGCGTGGACGGCGGACGTGGCGCAGCGGCTCGCGGCGCGGCCGGCCGTGGCGGAGAGCAGTTACGGCCTGATCCGGGGACTCGTGGAGCGCTCCGGGTGCGCGGTGCCCGCGACCGACGGCTATGTCCTCGCGTGGACGCGGGAGATCACCGACTCGCGCCTTCTGGAGCGGCTCCGGGAGGACTCGCACACGCGGGTGCTCGTGCCGCACGCGCTGGCCATGGCCGAGACGCCCGACCGCCTGACCTGGTCGGTCGGCCCCGAGGCGCCGACGCACTGGCCGACCGCGCTCGCGACGCTCGTCGCGGAGGGCGTGCTCGACCGGGCCCAGGTCGTGGACCTGTGCGTCTCCCGGCTGCTGCGGGGTGGTCGGGCCCGGGACCTGCGGTTCCCGCTGGAGGTGCTGCGGCTCGTCGAGCCGAGCGCGGCCGAGCGCCGGGAGCGGGTCCCGGACTGGATCGGGATGACGTCCGACGCGCCGTCCCCGGTCGCGGGGTACGCGCAGGAGGTCCTCGCGGGCCTCGCCGCCGAGGGCGCGCTGTCGGCCGGGGCGCTGGCCGAGATGACGGGCGGGGTGCTGTTCCGTACCGAGAAGAAGCTGGTGCGGGCTCAGTTGACGCTGGTCGGAAAGGTGCTGGCGCGGGAGCCCGGCGCGGTGGAGGAGCTGCTGCCGGCCGTGGCGGAGGCCTTCGGGCACGAGGACACCACGATCCAGGAGCGGGCCCTGAAGCTGGTGGGCCGTCATGCGGCGGCGGTGGACGCCTCGGTACGCCGTGAGCTCGCCGAGCAGGCCGGTCTGCTGAGTCCGGTGCACCGTCCGGCGGCCGTGGCGCTGTTCGGGAAGGATCTGGAGGTCGAGCCCGGGCTCCCGTACGAGGAGATCCTGCCGCCGGTCCCGGAGCGGGAGCCGGTGGCTCCCGCGGCGACGACGGTCGAGGCGCTGGTGGAGGAGCTCGTGACGCGGGGGCTCTCCCAGGACCCGGTGGCGTTCGAGCGAGCGCTCGACGGTCTGGTGCGGCTCGCACGGCAGGACCGGGCGGGGCTGGAAGCGGCGGTGCGCGAGGCGTTCCCGACGGAGCACTGGGAGCTCCAGCACTACTTCAGCCATCACACGCGCGGGGCGGAGGTGGTACTCGCGGGGCTGCTGGGAATGCTGCCGGGGTGGCGCGTCGACTCCGGGCGGGCGAAGGGCCCCGACCGGAAGGCCTGCCACCACGAGGCACTGTCGGGGATCCTGGACACGCGCCTGTGGGAGGCCGCCGGCCTGATCGGCACGGACGCGCTGCCGTTCCTGCTCGCCGCACCGACCCTGCACACCGGTGAGATCGACCCGGTGGTGCTGGTGGAGCGGCTACGCGGCTACCGGGACGCGGGCGTCGAGCCGGCCCCTGCCGACTTCGCCCAGGCGCTGCTCCGTGTCGGGCGCGGTGACCCGTCGGCCGGTTGGGCGGCCGAGGAGGGGGAGGCGCTCGGCACGCGGGCGGGACGACGGCTCGGCGCGTGGCTGCGGGCGGGGGAACCCCTGGGGACGAGGGTGCGGTTGCTGGCCAGGGGGAAGGACCCGGCCTCGCGGAAGTGGTGGCTGACGGACCGGATCGTCGTGGAGATCGACGAGCGAGCCGTGGTGCGCAAGGAGTTCCCGGCGGCCTTCCACTGGCTGGGCGGCGAGCTGCGGGCGACTCCCCGGCGCTGCTACCACTGGCTGGACACGCGGGCGCACTGGGCCACGGTGCTGCCCTTGGACCGTGAGTTCGTGGCGGCGTGTGTCCTGTCCTCCCTCGCTTCGGGGGCCGATGCGGACCAGCGCGGTGTGACCGAACCGCTCACCGCGCTCGCCGAGGCGGGCGGCCCGGCCGGCCGGGCCGTCCATCTCGCCCTGGCGTTCGGTCTGGGCTGTCAGGACGCGGACGACCGTCTGCGCGCGGTGGACGCGCTGCTCGTCCTGGCGTCGCGGGGCGATCTGAACCCCCGGCGGCTCGGCACGGAGCTGGCGTGGCTGGTCGTGGAGGGCTCGGTGAAGCCGAACCGCCTGGCGGACGCGCTCCGGACGACGGCCGCCACGGGCGCGTACGGCACGGTCTGGGCGGTCCTGGAGCCGCTCCTGCCGGAGCTGCTCGGCACGGAGAAGCCGGTACGGGGTCTGGGCGAGGTCCTCGCAGTGGCTGCGGACTGTGTGGAGCGGTGCGGGGCCCGGGGGGAGGTGGCCGGGCTCGATGCCCTGGCCTCGGCGCGGAGCGCCTCGCAGTTCGTCGTCCAGGCGAAGCGGCTGTCGGGCGCACTCCGCCAGGGGGCCGATCAGGCTCTGACAGAAACGGCCTGA